In one window of Brassica rapa cultivar Chiifu-401-42 chromosome A07, CAAS_Brap_v3.01, whole genome shotgun sequence DNA:
- the LOC103830000 gene encoding serine/threonine protein phosphatase 2A 57 kDa regulatory subunit B' epsilon isoform, giving the protein MLNKIMKLGGKKFSKSDQDNTSGVNTVVRSSRPTTAAAPPSSTGESQSAAPSPSQTPNHPMFTAPPSLEVLPLLKDVSSSDRPLLFMKKAHMCSCQCDFSDSLIMPREKEIKRQTLLELVDFLHSSSGKVNETMQSELIRMVSANMFRCLPPAHYENTGAPPEGNDPEEEEPYLEPWWPHLQLVYELLLRYVVSSEIEPKTAKKFINHTFVSRLLDLFDSEDPREREYLKTVLHRIYGKFIFHRPFIRCSIYNIFYKYLYETERCVGIGELLEILGSVINGFTVPMREEHVLYLVKAILPLHKSKGISIFHQQLSYCVVQFVEKDYKLADTVIRGLLKYWPLTNCNKEVLFLGELEEVLDVTEPSEFQHCVVPLFRQIGKCLNSANFQVAERALFLWNNEHIVGLIAENKDMIFPIIFEALERNMKGHWNQAVHGLSENVRRMFMEMDNELFEECEKRHLENEAKACELLEQREMTWKRLEEAASLAAN; this is encoded by the exons ATGTTGAACAAGATCATGAAACTGGGCGGGAAGAAATTCAGCAAATCAGATCAAGACAACACCTCCGGCGTCAACACCGTCGTCCGCAGCAGCCGCCCCACAACCGCCGCCGCGCCTCCATCGTCAACCGGCGAATCACAATCCGCCGCTCCGTCGCCTTCGCAGACACCAAACCACCCAATGTTCACAGCACCACCTTCCCTCGAAGTGCTTCCACTGCTAAAAGACGTCTCCTCCTCGGATCGTCCTCTCCTCTTCATGAAGAAGGCTCACATGTGCTCTTGCCAATGCGACTTCTCAGACTCACTGATCATGCCGCGCGAGAAAGAGATCAAGAGGCAGACGCTTCTCGAGCTCGTCGACTTCCTCCACTCCTCCTCAGGCAAAGTGAACGAGACGATGCAGAGCGAGCTTATACGCATGGTCTCGGCGAACATGTTCAGGTGTCTCCCGCCCGCGCATTACGAGAACACCGGAGCTCCTCCTGAAGGTAACGATCCCGAGGAGGAGGAGCCTTATCTTGAGCCATGGTGGCCTCATCTGCAGCTTGTTTACGAGCTTCTCCTGCGTTACGTTGTGTCTTCCGAGATAGAGCCCAAGACTGCTAAGAAGTTCATCAACCACACCTTTGTCTCGAGGCTGCTCGATCTGTTCGACTCCGAGGATCCTAGGGAGAGGGAGTACTTGAAAACTGTCCTTCACAGGATCTACGGGAAGTTCATCTTCCACCGTCCTTTCATCAGGTGCTCCATTTACAACATCTTCTACAAGTACTTGTATGAGACTGAGAGGTGTGTTGGAATCGGAGAGTTGCTGGAGATTCTCGGGAGTGTGATCAATGGGTTCACAGTACCGATGAGAGAGGAGCATGTACTGTATCTTGTGAAGGCCATTTTGCCGCTGCACAAGTCGAAAGGCATCTCCATTTTCCACCAGCAGTTGTCGTATTGCGTGGTGCAGTTTGTGGAGAAAGATTACAAGTTGGCTGATACTGTGATCCGTGGGCTGTTGAAGTACTGGCCGCTTACGAATTGTAATAAGGAGGTTCTGTTCTTGGGAGAGCTTGAAGAGGTTTTGGATGTTACAGAGCCTTCAGAGTTTCAGCATTGTGTTGTTCCTCTTTTTAGACAGATTGGGAAGTGTCTTAACAGCGCAAACTTCCAG GTTGCAGAGAGAGCTCTTTTCTTGTGGAACAATGAGCATATCGTAGGCTTGATTGCTGAGAACAAAGATATGATCTTTCCGATAATCTTTGAAGCGTTGGAGAGGAACATGAAAGGACATTGGAACCAAGCGGTGCATGGTTTGTCTGAGAACGTTAGGAGAATGTTTATGGAGATGGACAATGAGCTGTTTGAAGAGTGCGAGAAGCGACATCTGGAGAACGAAGCTAAGGCTTGTGAGTTGTTGGAACAAAGAGAGATGACATGGAAGAGACTTGAAGAGGCTGCTTCTTTAGCTGCAAACTGA
- the LOC117126920 gene encoding uncharacterized protein LOC117126920 encodes MQRCFVLYDVQSQSQYSLHQRREELLNDGQNNDETETYGGDMQDTQVQETQESEEVYRVNIDDEMRHSNQFTRENLRQNSSPAADHFQIPTSRVQQRSGLRRGSSSQRGAGTSRIAARSGSQGSRRKQSFETTLTDTMTGFREFQRQSLQQLRPNSFDEDDYNEFDNAVKIFESMDLPNDTNFYWACIHAFKEERFWRKYFIDRAERTTEDKLKFLQALSGYTPDGEFVGKRLESGQKFGSPTCGQWNSGFQQWGTPPSAPQWGTPPNAPQWSSPSNAPQWGPPPNAPQWGTPPNVPQWGTQPFPQWGAPQNSQQWGSSTSTQQWGLTSAVPQWGSSPTTHQWGSSQDAPQYIPPRNVQHGFSLETEVQTTTREKEVPVSENVIRGVSPEFTNYASTSKASRPRRRGGLFNIWGTERGLNLNETQESDSTSDN; translated from the coding sequence ATGCAACGATGTTTCGTATTATACGACGTCCAATCACAATCTCAATACTCCTTGCACCAAAGAAGAGAAGAGTTGCTGAATGATGGTCAAAATAATGATGAAACTGAAACATATGGCGGTGATATGCAAGACACTCAGGTCCAGGAGACACAAGAAAGCGAAGAAGTCTATCGCGTTAATATTGATGATGAAATGCGTCATTCAAATCAGTTCACCCGTGAGAATTTGCGTCAGAATTCTTCACCAGCTGCTGATCATTTTCAGATTCCTACTTCTAGAGTTCAACAACGAAGTGGACTAAGGCGTGGAAGTAGTTCACAAAGAGGTGCAGGAACCTCCCGGATCGCTGCCAGGAGTGGATCCCAAGGAAGTCGTAGAAAACAATCATTCGAGACAACTCTGACAGATACGATGACGGGTTTTAGAGAGTTTCAGCGCCAAAGTTTGCAACAACTACGTCCAAATTCTTTTGATGAAGATGATTACAATGAATTCGATAATGCGGTGAAGATATTCGAATCAATGGATCTTCCAAATGACACCAATTTCTATTGGGCGTGCATTCATGCATTTAAAGAAGAAAGATTTTGGCGTAAGTACTTTATTGACAGAGCCGAAAGAACCACAGAAGATAAGTTGAAGTTTTTACAAGCTCTTAGTGGATATACACCGGACGGCGAATTCGTGGGAAAGCGGTTAGAATCTGGCCAAAAGTTTGGTAGTCCAACTTGTGGGCAATGGAATTCTGGTTTTCAACAATGGGGAACACCTCCAAGTGCCCCGCAATGGGGAACACCGCCAAATGCGCCGCAATGGAGTTCACCTTCAAATGCTCCGCAGTGGGGTCCACCGCCAAATGCTCCACAATGGGGTACACCGCCAAATGTTCCGCAGTGGGGTACACAACCTTTTCCACAATGGGGTGCGCCTCAAAATTCTCAACAATGGGGTTCATCAACAAGTACTCAACAATGGGGTCTTACATCTGCTGTTCCTCAATGGGGATCATCACCGACCACTCATCAATGGGGATCATCACAAGATGCTCCACAATATATTCCTCCGAGAAATGTTCAACATGGATTTTCCCTAGAAACAGAAGTACAAACTACAACACGTGAAAAGGAAGTTCCTGTTTCCGAGAATGTTATCAGAGGAGTTTCACCAGAATTCACAAACTATGCTTCTACAAGTAAAGCATCACGTCCACGAAGACGAGGAGGATTATTCAATATCTGGGGAACTGAACGAGGACTAAATCTAAATGAAACACAAGAAAGTGATTCCACATCGGATAACTAG